The Plasmodium vivax chromosome 12, whole genome shotgun sequence genomic interval aaacggagCAACGCTCTTCACGCGCAgaacttccccatttgtcaCTCTCCCACTGCAAAGCTTTACGCAAAGtagccgctttgccgcttaaccgcttaaccgcttaaccgcttggCCACTTTGCTAGTCTCTCCCCTTGTACCTTTTTCAAAACGTTCAGCTCGTCCAACACCTTGGCATTACTCGTAGTGGCAATCCACTTATTTACGTCTGCGTAaatcgggaaaaaaaataaaataaaataaaaaaaataaacgtatatgcacaaaatgggcaaaaaaattggtggTCACTTTTCAAAGACGCAAAATATgctcttcccatttggggggacaACTTacggaaaaaggaaaagaaaaactcaAACATTAAAACGTCGATTACGAATCTTTTTCTGAAAAAGGTTAACACTTTGATGGTATCCTCGATGGAGTATGTTCTACATGCGGGGATCATAACTTTGTGCTTGGACAAGTAGTCCAGAAAGGACAACATTGCTTCGGGGCTGCacattgggggggaaaaattaacaaaatggggtgaaAAGGCAACATGTGCGGGCTACGAATGGGAGGAAAGTGCAGAATAtaagcagtttttttttttctttttcattttatatattttttttttgcttctcttgGGAGTGCACTCCGAAGCATCTCCCAACAAGGCCTTATTACTGTTGCTTTATCATCAGCATCAGGGCATCATGATATTTGAACGATTTTATATAGTTGTTTATATCAGCGTTGGAGAACAAATAAATCATTTCCTAAAATGGGGGTAGtgcatttaaaatgtgaagTTGTGTTAACGTGCGGGGGGAACGAATTCGTGAAATTTGCGCCAACGGGGTTTTCTCAATCTGCCACGGCTGCCGGCGCTTCCACCGCTGCTAtcgcttcattttgctccattttgcgttATTTTCCCGCTCCCACTTCCCATCGCGCGCTTACCGGAATGTCCACCAGGGGGTCGCTCTCCTTGcgcttctgttttttctgcttccccttctcgtTGTACACCTCGATGAGCCATTTGCCATTCCTGCGTGGGGGGTGAGGTGAGGAAGTGCGTATTATAGTCAGTAGACCCCTTTGTGTGCATGCGAAGCggcgcaaaaatgggcacacacacacgcaaaTGGGCGCATGGGCACTCCCCGAGCAGACTTACATTTCTCCCAGGGCCAGTACTCCATTCGAAAAGTCAACCGATTTAGGGGCattcaaaaaattagcaaTGCTGACgacttttattttctgcaaaaagggggaaatgaaaatagGTTACATCGATTAGCATTTTGCACATGTACGTTTCCCTCATAACATTCGCTTTTTCAATAACTTGGGGGAAGCACAGGAGGTATAATAAATGGGTTACTCCCCAAATGTGGCATCACCTCGCAgggagtttttttctctcttccaACATtcccctttcttttcttaaccatttttgcacacattttcgGTGCAATTTCTCCCCAGTTTGAGCAACCCCCACGAAAGAATAACTTAACCACATCGCTCACATGCACCTACCTGCGTGTCCTTGTAGAAGGGGTCCACGAAATACACAGACAAATCCAAACTGGCAGCCACAAGGTAATGCTTAAAGTTCCCCAAATAGAAACAAGTCTTTGGGGAaattatcaaattttttacaaactgaAGATCTTCCACtttgtaaaatttaattacatttttcaccgCTAAAACGATGTacttattttgaaatatgttTAAGCATTCAACTGGTTCGTCCAACTCTATCTGGTTGACTTGTTCGTTcgaatttaaattatacacaAGCACACAGCCATCATAGCTGCTGCTAATCAAATGGGGATCTCCATCACTCCCATCAAACGTATGCAAACAAAGACTCGTTACACTGTCAATGTGGTAATCTAACGTACGCTCACAGGTCCCTTCCCATACattccatatttttatgctaaaATCTCGAGAGCAAGAATATaacgttttaaaattacTGTTAAACACTAAATCGTTTATTGCTGATTTGTGTCCATTCAGTCTTTTCATTCTTCCAAAGCAAAATACTCCTAAAAGTTCTATCGCCCCATTTTCTAACCCAACTCCCAGCATCCCCTCATCTCGGAATTTCAATTTGGTAATATCCTCCTTGCATTGGTACTTCTTATCTAATTTCTCTCCCGTTATGCTGTTCAGGAAGACCTAACCAGGGGGAAAAGGCAcaaataggggaaaaaaaaaaaaaaaaaaaaaaaaacattcgtGAAGAGGGGCTCACTCGGTAAGGTGACAACATATGTGTAAAAATACAATTTGGAGTCTCCTCCTTTCGCAGCATATGGCCTGTATGTACAGCTACGCTCAACTGTGCAGCCATCCGCGCTTGGTTCAGCAGTGACGGGGTGGTGATATCCACGTGCGCCACGCTTCTTTATTTCTCTCCTTTGCGGGGAGAGCTCCTACGCGGAGCTGCCAGTAGGTGCATTTGGCGGAGCCCCCCTCGCAACGCCCGCTCTGCCTTACCACATTGCTGCAACCAATCGCAATGAACTTGTTACAAATGCTAATCGACTTGAcgcttcccttttcatttccggagctcaaaattttaaagtcGAATAGGAAGTCGTTGCATTCcttgatcttttttttcttattgcATAATATTACTGGCTGGAAACGCGACATTTTTTCTGCAAGGCGGTGGTGGTGGTTCTGCTTTCTTTCGTGAGGCCTTTTGAGgtatcctatttttttaaaaaaagggacggCCGCAGCTCAAATTGGGGAGGCAAATTTACAAACAGTGGCTCCTTTGGTTGCTTGTCGTTCCGTTCATTTTTCGCATTCGCTAAGTATGCTTACAGATCTTTacgaaaatgtgaatataCGCTTTTGCATAAAGGCGTAGGGATTGAAACGCGGGTTGGCCGAAAAACTCAGGTTGGTTGGCAATTCAGGTTGGTTAGCAATTCAGGTTGGTTCGCAAACTCAGGTTGGATGACAAACTCAGGTTGGCTGACAAACGCCCGTTTCGCTTGCTCCCCCTCTCGATGACTCTCTTCTTCTGTTcccttttccaaaatggcgAACCACAATCGGTAAAGTAAACCAGCgagaaaaaacatataacGTTTCTACATAAGGGCCCATGCGGGAACTGAACATTACGCCAAAAATGTCACAACGACGTGAATAAATTATACGCATAAACGCGCGAGGTATCTTCAAACGATGCGAGCGATAGCAAAACAAAACCAGTGTtggcaattttaaaaaaaatttgtggcGTCCataggaatttttttcgtaaccttttttttttttttttttctacaaagGCGAAATGTtcgtgaatttttttttttttttttttttttttcttcaaaaaaagaagaaaccttatacccattttgcacttttcgttgttttccccttttcgaaaATGTATGCAAATGCACATGCCTTACGTGTGCCCAAGCATATGTAGTAtgtttatacttttttttttttttttctgcgtgaatttttctcccctccatCGTTGTACGTTTTGCCACCAGGGCTGCAACTGCGACGGCATTATTTGTGAAAGCGCACGGTTGGAAGGATTGCATATGctcatatgtttatatattcatatgcttcttctttttttttttttttttttttctgtatgaTGTAGAAAAAGGGGTAGCCTTTTTCTCGAATAAATGCTTCTTCCCTGTTTTATGTCCCCTCGCCAAAGTGGGTAGCATAACTTACAAgtacaattctttttttttatttttgatcaTGAGGTGAAAGCGGAACTTGCATAAAACCTCCCTTCACCCGTTTTTCTATCCTTTTAAAGCTTTGTTTGCCCCATTCTTGCGTTGTGGCAACCGCGCATACACCCCCATGTTACACTCACACATGCGATAAGGCGTGCTCGCAGAAATAGCCGCTCATGCCATAGCGAGTGATAAGAAGCCGGTTTGGTGTCCTCTGTACGTGCAGCAGGCCAAATCGTAAGGGAGACCGAGCCGTACTCCTTGGGGTGGGcgcagaaggaggaagacaCTTCCTGCCCGTGCGCATGTCCTTGGATCAACCGCTTTGACGAACCTGCATCGCCATTTAGCCCATGTGCGAATGGTACTTGTGTGCCAGtttgtgcatacatatatatgtacatacatatatatacatatacacccCTGCGGTGGAACTGCTTCTCGGCTGCCCCCCACCAAGGACATGCATCCAGCCATAGGGATCGAAAAAACGCACCTCTGAAATATGCAAAGCTACAAGTGCTTCAGGAAAAATGCACGCCTACCACAACACTTTTTTCGTCAACATGTTTCAACTTtaagccaaaaaaaacacctcaTCAACTGCGAAGACGAAAAAAGAACCCGAAAAATAGAAGAGCGCCTTTACGCTACCTTGGTAGCTAGCCACCACTCCAATCACAACTGTCAGAAGAAAGCGCAAAATGAACCCATCACGAGCCCCCTAAAAAGAATAACCTCTTCgtattttttacgtaaaataaaaaaaataaagaaagcTCAGAACTCCACGGGAACTGAATCGGATAAGGAGAGCACCCCCTTCGTCCATGGGTTACCTGGAAGTAGAAGCCACGCTGCTACCGCGCCGCACTACCTCCACCGTAGGTTTTACCCCCCCCAGAAGTATCTCCCAAAAAATGGGCCAACGGTAAACCGCGCTCCCAACTATATTAGCCACCCATATAGCAGCCGAAAGGGAGGACCTCCCCAGAACAGTTTCCCCCGTGCAGCCAACCGCAACACAAGAgatagcaaaaatgaagagcgcCATCGCGAAGTGGTTCCCCCCCGGAAGTATGCCAAGTGCGATGGTGGGGTGCACCCGACGTATTACCCGCTCCAAAGGGGGATAACAAACAAGTGTCTACACCTCTATGTTCCCCTGAAATGGTTTGGAACGAACGTGGGGAAGGAGAGCCAAAGCGAACGGGTCGCTTCCAGGGGCGAAGCcgagaagggggggggccaATCTGAGTGGGGCGCCTACAGGAGCGATCACACGGGGAGTAGCGGCACCGTTGCGAATGGTAACCCCTCCTCGAATGTtaaccccccccccagcggcAGGGAGGCCCCCCACGAAGAATACGAAAAgctgaaaataaaagagcTGGAAAAAATCCTGCACAACCTGGAAAAGATAAACGAAAgcaaaagcggcaaaataaacattaacataaaaatctTAGtgtacgtttttaaaaattttatatgcaaaaataaggagctgaaaataaaaatttttttctccttcatttttctgcTATGTTCGAAGATATCCATTATATACACGCCAATTTTGCTGTCCTCCTTCATTGAGAATGTCAATTTGGAAAAGAGTTTGAATCCCCAATTGGGTGGACCCCTATTGTCGAGCAACTCAAGTGTACCGATTCTTCTGGCGTATGTCCTTTCACGTGTCCTATCATCCAGCCTGAACGAATTGCGAAACAGCGTCTTCAACACGATCAGCCAGAGAATCTCCACCTATGTgagtaaattatttttttataaaattcataaCTTAAACCTGAGTTATATactctccaaaaaaaacggagagctgtccttcatttttaacaggGGGTGTAAAAGCATCACCAATCTGCTCAACGTGCTGGTCTTCCAAATTATCCCCATCATTATCGAATTCGTTTTATACCTCTACATTTTGACGTACAAAATACACTACAGTGTTTCCCTCGTTACCTGCTTGAATATGCTTCTCTACATCGTCTTCACCACCCTGGTCACCAAAAGGAGAACCATCATCAGGAAAtttatgaacaagtcagaaCAAAACAcgtttaacatttttttagatTCCATCCAAAATGTAGAACAAGTAAAATACTACACAAACGAAATGCACGAATTGAAGAAATTCATAAAGGAGCAAAAGAAATATGAAAGGGAAGCCATCAATGTACAGAAATCTTTATCCTTCTTAAATTTTGGCCAACAGATTATCCTCAATTTTAATCTTTTCCTCTGCCTTTACCTAACGTATATTAACATCGCCAAGgatgttttccccttcagctACCTCATCCTGGTGAATACTCTCCTATTCCAGCTAGCTATGCCCCTGAACATGTTTGGCACCATCTACCGAGAAACCAAACTGAGCCTTGTAGACATAGAGTGCATGATCAAAATTCTTGTCAAAAAAATTCAGTCGCTAGACTATTCCAGCAAGGTGGAAATACAAACGGGGAAtatcaaatttgaaaacgTCTCCTTTAGGTACCCCCTCATGGAGGAGAAAAGCGAGACGGAGCTTcgaacaaatgggggagcCAATCAAGATGGAGTGCCTCCAAGAGGAATAGCCAAACTGTTCCGCTTCCTCAAAACGATGAAAGAGAAGCTTTTCtgccccccaaaatggcTCCACTCAGGGGAGACGCCTATTCCCCCCATGAGCgacaaaataaagaacaacTTAAAGAGCGCCCTTAAGGAGAACGTCCAAAAGGGATCCCCCACCTCCACAGCCAGTCAACCCAAGGGAGAGGCAaatcaaaaggaaaataactaCATCTTCCAAAACTTCACCTGTAATATTGAAAACGGAGAAAAGGTAGCCATCATAGGGAAAAGCGGCCTGGGAAAAAGCACACTCATAAAATTGCTCCTCaaattttacgaaataaACAGTGGCAACATTTACattgataataaaaatattgaaaacaTCAATTTGTACACTTTGCGAAAGAGCATAAGTGTAGTCCCGCAAGACACCATCCTTTTCAACAACACCATTTCGTATAATATAAAGTATGGGAATTTCCAATGTACAGATAAACAAATGATTGATGCTTGCGTCCAGTCAGAAttgcatgaaaaaattttgcaaatggaTAAACAGTATGATACTCTTGTTGGGGAAAGAGGTACCAAATTATCCattggggaaaaacaaagaatTTGCATAGCTagatgttttttaaaaaattcaaaaattattgtCCTTGATGAACATGCAAGCAATTtggataatgaaaataaaaaatgcatagaGAAAGCGCTACATAAATTATGCCTCGGAAAAACAACCTTTGTCATTACACACGTCATGGAAAATCTGCAAACGAtggataaaattattttcttcagtGGAAATAACATTTTCGTTGGCAGCCACGGCGAGTTGATGGTTGGAAATTCCTCCTACCGGGAGTTCTTCAACTCGAAGAATAATCAGCCGCTGTGATGGGGTGTGCATGGAGAGGAGTACTACGCTTTGCGAGCAAGACGTGTGtatgctccccctttgggcaCATTCCCCGCGTTAGCTCATTCTTCCAACGATCGTCAACACTGTGCCAACTTTACCAATTTTTAAGTACCCACCCGCATTTCTGATTTGCTTCAtactttctctttttttttccccccaattggGGGACACCATTTGTGAACACTCCTCCAATGCATGAAAATGAAAGCctatttaacatattttttttccaacatttttgtgttaaaACGTTTGGTGATGTGtgcaaattgttttttttttttctcacctttGCGCGGCTTCAGTTGTTATCCCTTTTTCGCCGCGCTGGCCCGCTTCCACGAGTTATCGCAAGGGGCCCATCAAATGGGgatgaataaaaagaaacaaaaaaaaaaaaaaaagtcaaatgGGTCCACATATGCGCGGACGGGTTGGCAAAACGGCAGCTGGGCAAACACGCACAATGTGTGGCAGCCAAACGAACAAACAGCTCAGCGCGACACTCACGCTAAGTAGCAAACACTGgggtgtgttttttttttcctcccacttctctctctctctctctctctatatatatatatatatatatatatatctttcccccctccccctctacGTTAGGGGACCGCCCCACCGCTACGTTTTCCCCTTGGAGATGTTCAGCTTGCCGTACCTCTTATGATACGGCATGAGCGAAGTCCTCGAAACGACGTCCACATTTTTCAGCGTGTGCAAATGAAACTCGATGCTCTCAAATGCGTAAAAAGTGATGCACCCCAGCCCCTGCACATGAACGTCGTAGCTGCCGCTGTCCCGATCGACGCACGGAtttgtaatattaaaatagcAATCTTTAAAGGTGCCAAGTTGGTCAAATCGTTCGACTGAGAAGGGGGGGTAAAGAAACCCGCTGCTTATCTTCTCCCTTAAAAAGTTCCCTGCGTCTTTGGAaaagtttttcctctttatgATTGGAATCCTTTcggacataaaaaaagacataaTAGCGTAATGCttcttaatatttaaaatgtgaatGTACATAAGCCCCCCGATGAAAATgtaatcatttttgtttacgTATATGGctggcactttttttttcaacttggTGCATACCACGTATTTCATTTCGTCAAAGTTGAGGCAAGAGAGAAGCGACTGGCCGGAAATAATCCCGGGGGTGTCATTAATGGTTATATGCTTGCTTAactttatttgtatatttttcagAGTCGTTCCTGGAATGATGCTGTTGCTAATTTGGAAGTTTCggttgtctttttttttgacgttCTTCAGTAGGTAATTGATGAGGGACGACTTCCCGCTGTTGGCGTTTCCCACGATGTAAATGTTCACGTTTTTCAGGAAgaatttcttcttcttggtCGGCGcgtcccccgggggggccaGCTCGCCCAGATCGCCCATCTCGCGGCTAGCCTCGCCATCGTCATCATCCACTTCGTCACCGTCATAGTCATCGCCACCCTCCACCACCTCATCGTCGTCACCATCACCAtccacttcttcttcatcatcgtcgtcacCCTCCACTTCGCCATCGATGGCCTGCCCACTCTTCGCGCCGCCCCGATTGCCGCCCCCCTCGccgcgccgcttccccctcttgcGCACGGCCCTGCTCCGCACGTAGGCCGTGTAAATCAGCTTCTTCACATTGTAACCCGTCTTCGCGCTCACCAAGAAGATGTTCCGAAACAACACATTTATCTTGTTGCTccgcaaaaaattatacacgtAATTTTTCACAGTAAATTCTTTATAGTCAGGCAAAAGGTCCACCTtatttacgcaaaaaaaaaaaccctcaCTTTTGCCCCTATCAGAATGCAtcttatataaagaaaataatttcttcaaattggaataaatgtataaatccAAAATGTCTACgatgtaaattataaaacatcttttcttgaaaatatttattacgtACTTTTCAAAATCTTCGGCActaatttcgtttttattcgtataatttattatcatGTTTTCCTGTATGTCATTTTTGTACTTCAAATTGAAGCATCGCTCACATAGGTAGAACTTCTCTTCAGTCGTTTCTGCGCCGGTTGGTTCGTTTGCCTGCTTTTGTATGATGGAGGTGATTTCACCCTCGGGGTAACCGCCCCTCCCCAGATGAACAACCTTACTGatggcttcccccctcagtTTGTGAACCTCGCTCAGCAGCTCCTGCTTGCGGTTATGCTCCTTTGCGTAGCTGCCGCACTGACCGATCGGCCTCTCCCCCTCTTGGACAGTCATCTCTCCatccttcttcccccactgcgcttccaccccccccTCGTAAATATCGCGCAGTATCTCCCTCCTGTCAAAGCCCTCGTTCCTGCTGACCACCCTCTCGTACACCTGGCTTTTCAAAAAGCCAAACTTCTTCTGGTCAGCCGACTGAAAGGCTATTCCGCACCCCACGCAGGAGTCCCTGCTCAACTTCACTTCGACTCTCATGTTTTTGAAAAACTCCTCgatctttttcttctcctccttcttcttttcctcgtCGTCTTTCTGGTCTCTCTTTCCGCTGGGCTCTTGTGTGTCCACCCCGCCCCTCTCCTCAAAGCGGTCTAACCGATAAGACCCATCATTTAAGTTTTTCCCTTGTAGTATTCCTCTAATTTGCCTTTCGATTTCTTCATCATCTGCGTCGCTCAGCAAGGTCGCTTCTACTTGGTTATCCTCCGTTAATTTGCCCTCCTCCGCTAGtttgcccccctccccgACTGCCTGCTGTTTCCCCCTGGACTTCCCCCTCAACTGCTTAAAGGCTTCTTCATAGTTTACCACGctcaaattcttttttacactttCTTCAGCTTTTTCTAAACTTAAAAAATCGTTTACCCTCTTCTGCCTTTCgagcattttttccaaatagtttttgcttttctcatGGCTCCTATTCGGTTGGCGTCTCATATGTTCTACCGCTTGGCTAGTCACTTCGTCATTGAGCAGGTCGGTCGTGCCACCTCCCAAGCCGCTGCCCCTCCTATGGTCGCCCTCCCCACGTAACTCCATAATCTTGTCTATTTTCTCAAAGCGCAGCAAATCTTCGTCCATTTCGTCGCTAAACGGGTCATCCTCTTGCTTCTCACTGCTCACCAAATTGGCATCATCGAtgagttgttttttttttttcctcctcttttgttgcttttttttccgactTTCTTCGGCACTTACCTTTGCATGAATGGGAAGGGAAAGGGCTCTCTCTACAGGGGGTGGCAAATAGGTGATCCTTCTTCTTACTAGTGGTACGAAAAcgttcctcccccccctgctacCACCTGCAAAGCCACCACCATGGCAAAACAGCTTAAAACtcctttcccctcctttgAGTCCACCACCTCCTCCTCGAAACATCGAGTGGTACCTCCCCTCGACCACACACCTGTGCACAATTCTGTTGAAGTTGAAGAACTCGTCCTCCTCGTCAAAAGtgtatttttctaaaaaggcCTCCCCCGATACAAAGGAGAGATCTTCCCTTATCTCCTTCAAGCGACTCAGGATGGCAACACTTAAATTCGAATGGCCGCACGTCAGTTTTGTAATTAGCTCCTCATAGCAGTTGATTTCTTTCCTATTGTTGACGAACAGTTTGGCCTTAAACGAAATGTAGTCGCTGTTTGGGAAGTCTCCTCCCAGAAGGTCGCAAAGGGTTCCATTCGCCTTGCCATCCTTCGCGCGCACGATTTGTCTGTACCGGTCGCTGTCGATTAGTACGTCATCTGGATGGTCATCTGGAAGGTCATTCGGCTGATCATTCGTATGGCCACCCCCCTCACCGTAGTTGCGAAAAAAGTTCCACCTCATTTCTCCACTTGGCAtattctccccccttttcctttccccccacaTGTGCCTCACTTCGACCCTCTTCAATTCGTAGCAGTGTAGGTCCTCTTCCCACACCTTCAGGTAGCCATAGAGCAGAGGGTACGCATCCATGTCGCTTACCCCCTTCTGCACCACAACTGAGGCATTCATCTGCCTAACGATGCTTTGCTTTCGTGCAAATCGCTTCTTATAAGGCATCTCATAGAGTTCCTCAAAATTTAGGTCTTCCAAAATCCGCTTGAAGGGGCCTCCTCTAATCAAATGCAAATCGGATAACCCCCCCCCAACGCTCACTCCacggtacattttttttacgccttCTTTTATATCTTCTGGCGATTTCGTCCCTACCCCCTCGTAGGCTATCACACCCAAGTCCGTCCTAAACTCGCACGCGTATTTATTATCGTACACGAATTTGATCAGGACGATGTTGCCATTTGCCTCCCCCGCTGCGTTGTCGTTTGCCTCAACCGACAAGTCACCCTTTGCTTCTACCGCTGCGTTGTCATTTGCCTCCGTCTCATCCTCCCTCCTTACTAGCGCGTACGAAATTCCATTCAGGAATTCCACGCCACCCCTGTTCGCGCTCCTCCCCTCCTCCTTGTTCCCTCCCCCCGAGAAGTTGTCTTGCCCCCCTTCGTGTCCGTCCCCCCCATCATTTTGGCTGCCGCTGTTTGTACTTCCAGCGGAATGTTCAACTCCAGGGTCCCCGCTGCTGTCCCCGCCGCTTTCACCGCTGTCACCACCGCTGTCACCACCGCTATCACCACCGCTATCACCACCGCTATCACCACCGCTATCACCACCGCTATCACCGCTTTCACCGCTACCCCCGTCCGTGCCCGGTCCGCCGCCCAGATCAACCCCCAAATGATCGCCATCCCTTCGTTCACTGCCGCTCAGCCCGTTGATAATAGTGCCAcctttcctgtttttttttttcctcttcttcgctGCCACCTTCGGGGGCACCTCCCCGTCGTAGAGAATCCTCTCCACCTCACTGACCCCCTTGCTCTCCTCCAAGCTGCCCAGACCTTCCATATACTCGTCAAATGACATGGAACCATTCCTCACATGAACTCTTTTCTTCTTGTGTATATTTCTCTCCTCGTGTTCGACAAACCTCTGCAGCTCCATCACGTTGGCTTTTTCTTGGCACTTATCAAACAGGGCCTCACTAAGCTTATCGTAGATTTTGTGTATGTCTATCCCGTTCTTTAGAAAAACTTtttgaaatgttttttttccaaagaaaAGGTCGATGTAAGGCTCAATGTGTTTAATTTCCATTGTGTTAAATTCCATCATTTTAATGTACTCGTCTAATTTGtcattttcctccttcgtGTTTTTATTGTCTATATTTATGTTCACGTCTTCCTCCGTCTCTTCGTATGCTCCGCCGATTGGGGGTCCTCCTAAATGGGGTTCGTTTGGCtcattccccccccccttgaaCTTCCTCCTGTTAAACTccctcttctgcttcttcctcttcttctgaaGCTCCTCATTCACGTCATATTCAAAGTTTACCAGCTTTAGGATGTTCATAAGGCTATAGTCAAAGGGGTAGTCAAAATCTTCcgtctttttctcctcttttatttttaaaaactcaaTAACGATGTTTGTGCAGATGCAGGCTAAGATGGACACCAGCTCGCTCTTCTTCAGCCGGCTGCTTTCGtcgaaattttctttaaaagcCTTTTCAAAGTCGCTCGAGAAGAGTTTGCTCCAGCGCGACCAGTTACTTCGAGCGAGGCTGTTCAGACGGGCGTCACCGCTGACCCTTCCGCAGCCACTATCTCCATTCCGTGAAAAAGGGGCCACCCCCCCATTAGACTTAAAAAAACACCTTGTAGAAGAatgcccccttttcttcctaACCCACCTGTACACGCCCCTCCTGCCCAGGGCACCACTTTtcgggggaaaataaaacacaccCCTTTTTCTGTTGCGCTCCATTTTCACCGCCTCTTTCTCGTCATTCTTGCTAAAACCTTTTATGTGCGAATTCACGAAGAacacattttcaaaataattattttttaaaaaatatgaatgaCACTTTGTGCAggtgataaaaatatgaacaagcaAAAATACAGCTGactttaaaaacattttttctctttctctgtGCAGACGAATTTTcaccaagggggaaaaaaaaaaaaagcatacaAATAGAAGTAaggttgcttttttttttcattccattTCATCTGTTCATGCTTACCCTGTGGTGTTTATTCAATTTCCATTCTGCTCTGTTGATGTAAATTCTCATCTTACCCCTCCCCTCacgcttcccattttgtgcctCTTCAGTCGCGTGGTAGGAGCGGCTGCACGACGTGCTGCCCGggggtgggaaaaatgggCCCTGCTGCCCACAAGCGGTTGGCTGGCCGGTTGTTCATTGCCGCTCCCCGTGCAGCCCACCCCACGACAGCGCAGCAAAGGAAGGGCACggattttccccccacaacaaaaaaaaaaaaaaaaaaaaatttcaaacgCACAGCGCGATgaagcaaaagaaaat includes:
- a CDS encoding hypothetical protein, conserved (encoded by transcript PVX_083500A), with product MSRFQPVILCNKKKKIKECNDFLFDFKILSSGNEKGSVKSISICNKFIAIGCSNVVFLNSITGEKLDKKYQCKEDITKLKFRDEGMLGVGLENGAIELLGVFCFGRMKRLNGHKSAINDLVFNSNFKTLYSCSRDFSIKIWNVWEGTCERTLDYHIDSVTSLCLHTFDGSDGDPHLISSSYDGCVLVYNLNSNEQVNQIELDEPVECLNIFQNKYIVLAVKNVIKFYKVEDLQFVKNLIISPKTCFYLGNFKHYLVAASLDLSVYFVDPFYKDTQKIKVVSIANFLNAPKSVDFSNGVLALGEMNGKWLIEVYNEKGKQKKQKRKESDPLVDIPEMIYLFSNADINNYIKSFKYHDALMLMIKQHPEAMLSFLDYLSKHKVMIPACRTYSIEDTIKVLTFFRKRFVIDVLMFEFFFSFFHVNKWIATTSNAKVLDELNVLKKGFENTQNFMKYYHNLKDIADFLKN
- a CDS encoding ABC transporter, putative (encoded by transcript PVX_083495A); its protein translation is MQSYKCFRKNARLPQHFFRQHVSTLSQKKHLINCEDEKRTRKIEERLYATLVASHHSNHNCQKKAQNEPITSPLKRITSSYFLRKIKKIKKAQNSTGTESDKESTPFVHGGREAPHEEYEKLKIKELEKILHNLEKINESKSGKININIKILVYVFKNFICKNKELKIKIFFSFIFLLCSKISIIYTPILLSSFIENVNLEKSLNPQLGGPLLSSNSSVPILLAYVLSRVLSSSLNELRNSVFNTISQRISTYVSKLFFYKIHNLNLSYILSKKNGELSFIFNRGCKSITNLLNVLVFQIIPIIIEFVLYLYILTYKIHYSVSLVTCLNMLLYIVFTTLVTKRRTIIRKFMNKSEQNTFNIFLDSIQNVEQVKYYTNEMHELKKFIKEQKKYEREAINVQKSLSFLNFGQQIILNFNLFLCLYLTYINIAKDVFPFSYLILVNTLLFQLAMPLNMFGTIYRETKLSLVDIECMIKILVKKIQSLDYSSKVEIQTGNIKFENVSFRYPLMEEKSETELRTNGGANQDGVPPRGIAKLFRFLKTMKEKLFCPPKWLHSGETPIPPMSDKIKNNLKSALKENVQKGSPTSTASQPKGEANQKENNYIFQNFTCNIENGEKVAIIGKSGLGKSTLIKLLLKFYEINSGNIYIDNKNIENINLYTLRKSISVVPQDTILFNNTISYNIKYGNFQCTDKQMIDACVQSELHEKILQMDKQYDTLVGERGTKLSIGEKQRICIARCFLKNSKIIVLDEHASNLDNENKKCIEKALHKLCLGKTTFVITHVMENLQTMDKIIFFSGNNIFVGSHGELMVGNSSYREFFNSKNNQPL